Proteins co-encoded in one Arthrobacter sp. ERGS1:01 genomic window:
- a CDS encoding amino acid permease, protein MNLFRTKSIEHSLADADEPGRTLKRTLSTWDLMIMGIAVAVGAGIFSVGAKAAANYAGPAVTISFVLAAITCALAVMCYAEFATAIPVTGSAYVFTYATMGELLAWIIGWNLILELLMAASVIAKYWGVYLSNFLEAVHVNVPSNVSVLGVTVYWGPLIVVAAFTVVLVLGTKLSARINNVFTMIKIAIVIFVIVVGFFFVKAGNYAPFIPTSEPAANTDISWTTQPFLSFLTGATPAMYGFTGIISGAALVFFAFIGFDVVATSAEEVKNPAKTLPRGIFAGLAVVTVLYILVTLVVTGMVSYKDLAAQADPSLATAFHLVGADWAVVVISLGSLIGLTTVIMVLLMGLARVSMAMSRDGMLPRALSRTSDKRGTPARTQILCGAVVAILAGFTPVEVLGEMINIGTLSAFVMVSIGILVLRRKRPDLKPSFRVPFGPVLPIISAILCIYLMFNLATMTWVFFAGWVVLGLIFYFSYGHWNSQLRREEAAGLVRTVPAKLP, encoded by the coding sequence ATGAACTTGTTCCGCACCAAATCCATTGAACACTCCCTCGCCGATGCCGACGAGCCCGGGCGCACCCTGAAAAGGACCCTGAGCACTTGGGACCTGATGATCATGGGAATTGCGGTCGCCGTTGGCGCGGGCATCTTCTCGGTCGGAGCCAAGGCCGCGGCCAACTACGCCGGGCCCGCCGTGACCATCTCGTTCGTGCTGGCAGCCATCACCTGTGCCCTGGCGGTCATGTGTTACGCCGAATTTGCCACCGCGATCCCCGTGACCGGCAGCGCCTATGTGTTTACCTACGCCACCATGGGGGAGCTGCTGGCCTGGATCATCGGCTGGAACCTGATCCTGGAACTGCTCATGGCCGCCTCGGTCATCGCGAAATATTGGGGCGTGTACCTCAGTAACTTCCTGGAGGCGGTGCACGTGAATGTGCCCTCCAATGTCTCGGTCCTTGGCGTGACGGTCTACTGGGGGCCGTTGATCGTGGTGGCGGCCTTCACCGTGGTCCTGGTGCTTGGCACCAAACTGTCGGCCCGCATCAACAACGTCTTCACCATGATCAAGATCGCGATCGTCATCTTTGTCATCGTGGTGGGTTTCTTCTTCGTCAAGGCCGGCAACTATGCGCCGTTCATCCCCACCTCCGAACCGGCCGCGAACACCGACATCTCCTGGACCACCCAGCCCTTCCTGTCCTTCCTGACCGGCGCCACCCCGGCCATGTACGGGTTCACCGGCATTATTTCCGGTGCCGCACTGGTGTTCTTCGCCTTTATCGGCTTTGACGTGGTGGCCACCAGCGCCGAGGAAGTAAAGAACCCGGCCAAGACCCTGCCGCGCGGCATCTTTGCCGGCCTGGCCGTGGTCACGGTCCTGTACATCCTCGTCACCCTGGTGGTCACGGGCATGGTTTCCTACAAGGATCTTGCCGCCCAGGCCGATCCGTCGCTGGCCACAGCCTTCCACCTGGTCGGAGCAGACTGGGCCGTCGTCGTCATTTCCCTGGGCTCGCTGATCGGCTTGACCACCGTCATCATGGTGCTGCTGATGGGCCTTGCCCGCGTCAGCATGGCCATGAGCCGCGACGGCATGCTGCCGCGCGCACTGAGCCGCACCTCCGACAAGCGTGGAACCCCCGCCCGCACGCAGATCCTGTGCGGCGCCGTCGTGGCAATTCTTGCCGGTTTCACGCCCGTGGAAGTGCTGGGCGAGATGATCAACATCGGTACCCTGAGCGCGTTCGTCATGGTCAGCATCGGCATCCTGGTGCTGCGCCGCAAGCGCCCGGACCTCAAGCCTTCGTTCCGTGTCCCGTTTGGGCCTGTGCTGCCGATCATTTCCGCAATCCTGTGCATCTACCTCATGTTCAACCTGGCCACCATGACGTGGGTATTCTTTGCCGGCTGGGTGGTTCTCGGGCTGATCTTCTACTTCTCCTATGGTCACTGGAACTCCCAGCTGCGCCGCGAAGAGGCCGCCGGGCTGGTGCGGACGGTCCCGGCCAAGCTCCCCTAA
- the htpX gene encoding zinc metalloprotease HtpX, whose product MRSHFNGLKTAALFGVLWAVLLGIGAVIAGGTRSPAPLVIFALIGVGTTAYGYWNSDKIAIRSMQAYPVTEQQAPGIYRIVRELSVKANQPMPAIYISPTQAPNAFATGRNPKNAAVCCTEGILNILDERELRGVLGHELMHVYNRDILTSSVAAAVAGVITSVAQMMLFFGGGDRRNANPIAMIAMALLAPMAASMVQLAISRTREFDADEDGATLTDDPLALASALRKLELGVQNAPLPQEQNLVNTSHLMIANPFSNGGARKLFSTHPPMAERIARLEKMAGRPLQ is encoded by the coding sequence GTGCGCAGCCATTTCAACGGTTTGAAGACCGCGGCACTCTTTGGGGTGCTGTGGGCGGTACTGCTCGGCATTGGTGCCGTCATTGCCGGGGGAACCCGCAGCCCCGCCCCGTTGGTGATCTTCGCGCTCATCGGTGTGGGCACCACGGCCTACGGGTACTGGAACAGCGACAAGATCGCCATCCGGTCCATGCAGGCCTACCCCGTCACGGAGCAGCAGGCACCGGGGATCTACCGGATCGTGCGCGAGCTCTCGGTCAAGGCCAACCAGCCCATGCCGGCCATCTACATTTCCCCCACCCAGGCCCCCAACGCCTTTGCAACGGGCCGTAATCCCAAGAACGCGGCCGTCTGCTGCACCGAGGGCATCCTGAACATCCTCGACGAGCGTGAACTGCGCGGGGTGCTGGGCCATGAACTCATGCACGTCTACAACCGCGACATCCTCACCTCGTCCGTGGCGGCGGCCGTTGCCGGCGTCATCACCTCGGTGGCCCAAATGATGCTGTTCTTTGGTGGCGGGGACCGTCGCAACGCCAACCCGATCGCCATGATCGCGATGGCCCTGCTGGCCCCCATGGCGGCGTCGATGGTCCAGCTGGCCATCAGCCGCACCCGCGAGTTCGACGCCGACGAGGACGGCGCCACGCTGACCGACGACCCGCTGGCGTTGGCGTCGGCCCTGCGCAAGCTTGAACTCGGCGTCCAGAATGCGCCGTTGCCCCAGGAACAAAACCTGGTCAACACCAGCCACCTGATGATCGCCAACCCGTTCAGCAACGGCGGCGCCCGCAAGCTGTTCTCCACCCACCCGCCGATGGCCGAGCGGATCGCCCGGCTCGAGAAGATGGCCGGCCGCCCGCTTCAGTAA
- a CDS encoding MFS transporter, producing MPKLLADVTPLRESPAFRRLWLGNGLSSIGTQLTVVAVSLEVYSLTGSTLSVGLLGLVALVPLVFSGLYGGSVADAYDRRKVALASSAVLWLVTICIALQAWLGLGNVLLLYLLVAVQSAAAGVNGSARSAIVPRLVRPELLPAANALSMIVMGLGTTIGPLMAGILVANIGYGWTYTVDVLTFTASLWALFRLPPLPPTAHKDGTVQRAGLKSVVEGFRFLGTRPNVRMTFLVDMCAMVFALPRALLPAIGAVWLGGGDQTAGILLASIAAGSFLAALFSGPLGSVRRQGLAVVWSITLWGAAIAALGGAVLAGGRHLDGAGTSPWIVGAVAALVVAGVADSVSSVFRSTILQSATPDHMRGRLQGIFVVVVTGGPRLGDVFSGTTGQWFGEGWAAVAGGVLCIAAVWALAAWQRGFLHYDARHPKP from the coding sequence GTGCCAAAACTCCTTGCCGATGTGACCCCGCTGCGTGAAAGTCCGGCATTCCGGCGACTGTGGCTGGGCAACGGGCTCTCCTCCATCGGTACGCAGCTGACCGTGGTGGCCGTGAGCCTTGAGGTGTATTCGCTCACCGGCTCCACCTTGTCCGTGGGCCTGCTGGGGCTCGTGGCCCTGGTGCCGCTGGTGTTTTCCGGACTCTACGGCGGCTCCGTGGCCGATGCCTACGATCGCCGCAAGGTGGCGCTGGCGTCCTCGGCCGTGCTGTGGTTGGTGACGATCTGCATCGCGCTGCAGGCGTGGCTGGGACTGGGCAATGTGCTGCTTTTGTACCTGCTGGTCGCCGTGCAATCGGCGGCCGCCGGGGTCAACGGCTCTGCCCGCAGCGCGATCGTGCCGCGCCTGGTGCGGCCGGAATTGCTGCCGGCCGCCAACGCATTGAGCATGATCGTTATGGGCCTGGGCACCACCATCGGCCCCCTCATGGCCGGGATCCTCGTGGCCAACATCGGCTACGGCTGGACCTACACGGTCGACGTACTCACCTTCACCGCTTCGCTGTGGGCGCTCTTCCGGCTGCCCCCGCTGCCGCCCACCGCCCACAAGGACGGCACGGTGCAGCGCGCGGGCCTCAAATCCGTCGTGGAGGGCTTCCGCTTCCTGGGCACCCGGCCCAATGTGCGCATGACCTTCCTGGTGGACATGTGCGCCATGGTCTTCGCCCTGCCCCGGGCGCTGCTGCCCGCCATCGGCGCCGTGTGGCTCGGTGGCGGCGACCAGACGGCCGGCATCCTGCTGGCCTCCATCGCCGCCGGATCCTTCCTGGCGGCACTGTTCTCCGGCCCGCTGGGCAGCGTGCGCCGCCAGGGCCTGGCCGTGGTCTGGTCCATCACGCTCTGGGGTGCGGCGATCGCGGCCCTGGGCGGGGCCGTGCTGGCCGGCGGCCGGCATCTGGACGGTGCGGGGACGTCGCCGTGGATCGTCGGGGCGGTTGCCGCGCTGGTCGTGGCCGGCGTGGCCGACTCCGTCAGCTCCGTGTTCCGCTCAACCATCCTGCAATCGGCCACCCCCGACCACATGCGCGGCCGCCTGCAGGGCATCTTCGTGGTGGTCGTAACGGGAGGGCCGCGCCTGGGTGACGTGTTTTCCGGGACCACCGGCCAATGGTTCGGCGAAGGCTGGGCGGCGGTGGCGGGCGGGGTGCTGTGCATCGCGGCCGTCTGGGCGCTGGCGGCCTGGCAGCGCGGTTTCCTGCACTATGACGCCCGCCACCCGAAGCCGTAA
- a CDS encoding histidine phosphatase family protein, which produces MRLILIRHGQTPSNIDNLLDTTVPGPGLTELGRAQAAAVPAALAGEEIEALYVSNLTRTALTAAPLATARGLVPVIREGLREISAGELEMKADNASIMAFLETVKAWLTGNLSARMPGADTGHDILERFDAVVREAAGKHAGTVAMVSHGAMIRFWAAYRGVNIDWSNEKYHDLSNTGIVTMVGEPVDGAAPGGWTIEEWHGAPAGGLPGMDLDGPTAELVAEGLPSGHDQG; this is translated from the coding sequence ATGCGACTGATCTTGATTCGACACGGGCAGACTCCCAGCAATATCGACAACCTGCTGGACACGACCGTGCCGGGGCCGGGGTTGACCGAGCTTGGCCGGGCGCAGGCCGCCGCCGTCCCCGCGGCACTGGCCGGCGAAGAGATCGAAGCGCTCTACGTTTCCAACCTGACCCGCACCGCCCTGACGGCCGCACCCCTGGCAACGGCGCGCGGCTTGGTGCCCGTCATCCGCGAGGGGCTGCGGGAAATCAGCGCCGGTGAGCTGGAAATGAAGGCCGACAATGCATCGATCATGGCCTTCCTGGAAACCGTGAAGGCCTGGCTGACGGGGAACCTGTCCGCCCGGATGCCCGGCGCCGACACCGGCCATGACATCCTGGAGCGCTTCGACGCCGTGGTGCGCGAGGCCGCCGGGAAGCACGCCGGCACGGTTGCCATGGTCAGCCACGGGGCCATGATCCGTTTTTGGGCCGCCTACCGCGGGGTCAATATTGACTGGTCGAACGAGAAGTACCACGACCTCTCCAACACCGGAATCGTCACCATGGTGGGCGAGCCCGTCGACGGCGCTGCCCCGGGCGGGTGGACCATCGAGGAGTGGCACGGGGCGCCCGCGGGCGGCCTGCCCGGGATGGACCTTGACGGCCCGACGGCGGAGCTCGTCGCTGAAGGATTGCCCTCCGGCCATGACCAGGGCTAG
- a CDS encoding Fur family transcriptional regulator, with protein MIDVREPEDMLRAAQLRVTRPRLAVLEAVRAHPHADADTIIGAVREALGAVSKQAVYDVLAALTGAGLVHRIEPSGSPARFETRVGDNHHHVICRSCGDIADVDCAVGEAPCLHASNSHGFTIDEAEVIYWGTCPACIDKQTLEAQSTRSDK; from the coding sequence ATGATCGATGTACGGGAACCGGAGGACATGTTGCGGGCGGCACAGCTGCGCGTGACCCGTCCTCGGCTTGCCGTCCTTGAAGCGGTGCGCGCGCACCCCCACGCAGATGCCGACACCATCATTGGTGCCGTGCGGGAGGCATTGGGTGCCGTGTCCAAGCAAGCCGTCTATGACGTGCTGGCTGCGCTGACGGGGGCAGGCCTGGTTCACAGGATCGAGCCGTCCGGTTCGCCGGCGCGCTTTGAAACCCGGGTGGGGGACAACCACCACCACGTGATCTGCCGCAGCTGCGGTGACATCGCCGACGTCGACTGTGCCGTCGGCGAGGCACCGTGCCTGCACGCCTCCAACAGCCACGGCTTCACGATTGACGAAGCCGAGGTCATTTACTGGGGCACCTGCCCGGCCTGCATCGACAAACAGACTTTAGAAGCACAATCCACAAGGAGCGATAAGTAA
- a CDS encoding aminotransferase class V-fold PLP-dependent enzyme yields MPVALPLPASYLAAFREQPGYLNFASYGPPSAAVLETSAELMAVAAEGAVGASDKLHAEDVRARAAFGRLTGFPTDNVALVPAVSYGLFQLAFGVRGKVLVGAGEFPANVYPWLRARQAGHAEIALMGGARTLVTPALVAASLSPDVTAVAVSAVDFQTGYRADLAGIRAVIGPDRLLLVDGIQGFGASHIDWTLADAMVIGSQKWVRGGWGSGAMALSDAGLERIRPTLGGWTGVENPSLYDAVEHASREDALKYNVTNLSPFASGAFATALELIEEAGIGRIAAKIEETAGLLADKLDDAGVDVLSPRDAAERAGIVVAGFPDGNAAAAHTELAMAGINATLHGAHRIRLSVHATTDKESIAHATLVLAGFA; encoded by the coding sequence ATGCCGGTCGCACTCCCCCTTCCCGCCAGTTACCTTGCCGCGTTCCGGGAACAGCCCGGCTACCTGAACTTTGCCAGCTACGGCCCGCCGTCCGCGGCAGTCCTGGAGACCTCCGCCGAGCTCATGGCGGTGGCCGCCGAGGGTGCCGTGGGCGCCTCGGACAAGCTCCATGCCGAGGACGTACGGGCACGGGCCGCGTTTGGCCGCCTGACCGGATTCCCAACGGACAACGTCGCGCTGGTGCCGGCCGTCTCCTATGGCCTGTTCCAGCTCGCCTTCGGCGTGCGCGGCAAGGTGCTGGTGGGGGCCGGCGAATTTCCCGCGAACGTCTACCCGTGGCTCCGTGCCCGGCAGGCCGGCCACGCCGAGATTGCCCTCATGGGCGGGGCCCGCACGCTCGTGACCCCGGCCCTCGTGGCGGCATCCCTGAGCCCTGACGTGACCGCCGTGGCCGTCAGCGCCGTGGACTTCCAGACCGGATACCGCGCCGATCTTGCCGGGATCCGCGCCGTCATCGGCCCGGACCGGCTCCTGCTGGTGGACGGCATCCAGGGCTTTGGCGCCTCCCACATTGACTGGACGCTCGCCGACGCCATGGTGATCGGCAGCCAAAAGTGGGTCCGCGGCGGCTGGGGCTCCGGCGCCATGGCCCTTTCCGACGCCGGGCTGGAGCGGATCCGCCCCACCCTGGGCGGCTGGACGGGAGTTGAGAACCCCAGCCTCTACGACGCCGTCGAACACGCATCCCGCGAAGACGCGCTGAAGTACAACGTCACCAATCTGTCCCCTTTTGCCTCCGGGGCGTTTGCGACCGCACTGGAATTGATTGAGGAGGCCGGGATCGGCCGGATCGCGGCCAAGATCGAGGAGACCGCCGGGCTGCTCGCCGACAAGCTCGACGACGCCGGCGTGGACGTCCTCTCCCCGCGCGACGCCGCGGAACGTGCCGGCATCGTCGTGGCGGGATTCCCGGACGGCAACGCGGCGGCGGCACATACGGAATTGGCCATGGCCGGCATCAACGCCACACTCCACGGGGCACACCGGATCAGGCTGTCCGTGCACGCCACGACCGACAAGGAGTCGATCGCGCACGCCACCCTGGTCCTGGCCGGCTTCGCCTAA
- a CDS encoding oxygenase MpaB family protein: MRTPRCLADLAPESVQLAGAGRAVLLQLANPAVGYGVARHSNFVADPLKRLNGTLSYIYALTNGTPAQREKAAAAVARAHRPVRAKAAADGTHPAYDAADPELQLWVAATLYDSAMQVYGAVFPALAPDVAERLYREYEVLGTALGMPAGLWPATRADFARYWDAQVAGLKVDDTVRAVGAELLAGRNLPAWIKVFMPLARFLTAGLLPPSIRAQYGLAWSPPRERLLGLLFKALAVLVRVTPARIRHAPMRHYLKKLG; encoded by the coding sequence GTGAGAACGCCACGCTGCCTGGCTGACCTGGCCCCGGAATCCGTGCAACTTGCCGGCGCGGGCCGCGCCGTCCTGCTGCAGCTGGCCAACCCGGCCGTTGGGTACGGCGTGGCCCGGCATTCCAACTTCGTGGCTGATCCGCTGAAGCGGCTCAATGGCACCCTGAGCTATATTTACGCGCTCACGAACGGCACCCCGGCCCAGCGGGAGAAGGCGGCGGCCGCGGTTGCGCGGGCCCACCGCCCCGTCCGCGCCAAGGCGGCCGCCGACGGTACGCACCCCGCCTACGACGCGGCCGATCCCGAACTGCAACTGTGGGTTGCGGCCACGCTCTACGATTCCGCCATGCAGGTGTACGGGGCCGTGTTCCCGGCCCTGGCACCCGACGTCGCGGAACGTTTGTACCGCGAATACGAGGTCCTGGGCACTGCGCTTGGCATGCCGGCGGGACTGTGGCCGGCCACTCGCGCCGACTTCGCCCGGTATTGGGATGCCCAAGTGGCCGGCTTGAAAGTCGATGACACCGTGCGTGCCGTCGGAGCGGAGCTGCTGGCCGGCAGGAATCTGCCTGCTTGGATCAAGGTGTTCATGCCGCTTGCCCGGTTCCTTACCGCCGGGTTGCTGCCTCCTTCCATCCGTGCCCAGTATGGCCTGGCCTGGTCGCCACCCAGGGAACGCCTGCTGGGGCTGCTGTTCAAGGCCTTGGCTGTCCTTGTCCGGGTCACGCCCGCCCGGATCCGGCACGCCCCGATGCGCCACTACCTGAAGAAGCTGGGCTGA
- a CDS encoding sigma-70 family RNA polymerase sigma factor → MVSGNTSGTSANPELESSDEALILRVRAGDSDAYAALYERHVGAAATTAARHAGNPSDTADLIADAFANVLAAIQGGHGPTVFFRAYLLTTLRRLATAKREADKRSIATDDLETVAPIEAGKDPAVAAFENEVVSRSFKTLPERWQAVLWYTEVDRMTPAAISPLLGIAPNAVSALAVRAREGLRQSYLQHHLVTVDQGCGPHSKNLGAYARGGLTRRKAATMREHLDTCLKCTAMLVHVQDVGAGMRAIIFPAVAGLGFSGAGAAAAKVAGIGAGWGIGKLLGGGSHGSKLGWGAVVATAVTGIAAVGIAMAATVGFSPFGGDNGKTTIAGAEAVAPGQPGPVSQAPAVGPTTPAPGTSKRPASTPSPWVTPGARPTPADVPSPPVIQAPIVILPEGNRPEPISPALPTAPEPAPEQTPVPTPAPSASPTATVAPSPTTTAAPTATASPSPTATPSPTQSPTPTPTPEPSETAEPSATASPSPTTDPTTTPTDPTVPESAGITMTSELVRNGLQSTTVRITLATDATGGLKNAAVTFKYPNSGLAAPATVTMPEAWKCTDATVGGSTAINCTAAADTAQSRTFELSMPLLTFLLAGYVDVDATADGVVPYSGRITLGWLS, encoded by the coding sequence ATGGTGTCTGGCAATACAAGCGGCACAAGTGCCAATCCTGAGCTTGAATCAAGTGATGAGGCATTGATTCTCCGGGTGCGCGCCGGCGACTCCGATGCCTACGCCGCCTTGTATGAACGCCATGTCGGTGCCGCCGCCACGACCGCCGCCCGGCATGCCGGAAATCCCAGCGATACGGCCGACCTCATCGCCGACGCATTCGCCAACGTGCTCGCCGCCATCCAGGGTGGTCATGGCCCCACAGTCTTCTTCCGCGCCTACCTGCTGACCACCCTGCGACGGCTTGCCACGGCGAAACGCGAGGCAGACAAACGCAGCATTGCCACCGATGACCTGGAGACCGTAGCCCCCATCGAAGCCGGCAAGGATCCGGCGGTGGCCGCGTTTGAAAACGAGGTGGTGAGCCGGTCCTTCAAGACCCTGCCGGAGCGATGGCAGGCGGTGCTTTGGTACACCGAAGTGGACCGCATGACTCCCGCCGCCATCTCACCCCTGCTGGGCATCGCCCCCAACGCCGTATCGGCATTGGCCGTGCGCGCGCGGGAAGGATTGCGCCAGTCGTATCTGCAACACCATCTGGTGACCGTGGACCAGGGCTGCGGGCCCCACTCAAAGAACCTGGGCGCCTACGCCCGGGGCGGCCTCACGCGGCGCAAGGCCGCCACCATGCGCGAACATCTGGACACCTGCCTGAAGTGCACCGCCATGTTGGTGCATGTCCAGGACGTTGGCGCCGGCATGCGTGCCATCATCTTCCCCGCCGTCGCGGGCTTGGGTTTCTCCGGCGCAGGCGCCGCTGCCGCCAAAGTCGCCGGGATCGGCGCGGGATGGGGGATCGGCAAGCTCCTTGGCGGCGGTAGTCACGGCTCCAAGCTTGGCTGGGGTGCGGTGGTTGCCACGGCCGTCACCGGGATCGCCGCCGTCGGCATTGCCATGGCCGCGACCGTCGGGTTTTCACCCTTTGGCGGCGACAATGGCAAGACGACCATTGCCGGTGCCGAAGCCGTTGCGCCCGGACAGCCCGGGCCGGTCAGTCAAGCCCCCGCCGTTGGACCGACGACGCCGGCTCCCGGCACGAGCAAGCGGCCTGCGTCCACACCCAGTCCCTGGGTGACGCCCGGCGCCCGGCCAACGCCGGCGGATGTGCCGAGCCCGCCCGTGATCCAGGCGCCGATCGTGATCCTGCCCGAGGGAAACCGGCCGGAGCCGATCAGCCCGGCCCTCCCGACAGCGCCGGAACCGGCTCCGGAGCAGACCCCGGTGCCGACGCCTGCACCTTCAGCGAGCCCTACCGCGACCGTGGCACCGTCGCCGACCACCACGGCGGCACCGACCGCAACAGCGTCGCCCTCACCGACGGCGACGCCGTCACCCACACAGTCGCCGACGCCCACCCCGACGCCGGAACCCAGCGAAACGGCGGAACCGTCCGCCACCGCATCCCCGTCCCCGACGACGGATCCGACGACCACGCCCACCGATCCCACCGTGCCCGAATCCGCCGGCATTACGATGACCTCGGAGCTTGTCCGGAACGGGCTTCAGTCCACCACCGTCCGGATCACCCTGGCCACGGACGCCACAGGCGGGCTCAAGAACGCCGCCGTCACGTTCAAGTACCCAAATAGTGGGCTCGCAGCCCCGGCCACGGTAACGATGCCTGAAGCCTGGAAATGCACGGATGCGACGGTGGGCGGTTCCACGGCCATCAACTGCACCGCGGCAGCGGACACTGCGCAGTCCCGCACCTTCGAGCTGTCCATGCCCCTGCTCACCTTCCTGCTCGCCGGATACGTCGATGTCGACGCGACCGCCGACGGCGTCGTCCCCTACAGCGGGCGGATTACGCTCGGCTGGCTCTCATAA
- a CDS encoding ankyrin repeat domain-containing protein — protein sequence MDLARDGKTDELSEFLGHGLPVDAQDDGGNTLLMLAAYRGHAGTVEMLLARGANPDLRNDRDQTPIAGALFKGEDAVVALLSAAGADLDAGTPSARAAAAMFGREHLLG from the coding sequence ATGGATTTGGCCCGTGACGGCAAGACCGACGAATTGTCCGAGTTCCTGGGCCACGGCCTGCCCGTCGATGCCCAGGACGACGGCGGCAACACCCTGCTCATGCTCGCCGCCTACCGGGGTCATGCCGGCACCGTGGAGATGTTGCTGGCCCGCGGCGCCAACCCCGACCTGCGCAATGACCGCGACCAGACGCCGATCGCCGGGGCCCTGTTCAAGGGCGAGGACGCCGTGGTGGCGCTCCTGTCCGCCGCCGGCGCCGACCTGGACGCCGGAACCCCCAGCGCCCGCGCCGCCGCGGCCATGTTCGGCCGCGAACACCTCCTCGGCTGA
- a CDS encoding DUF2461 domain-containing protein — translation MNTATGIPTAACEFYAELEDNNNRQWWLENKDTYDAVVRLPMEHLLAELAPVFGPAKMFRPNRDVRFSPDKSPYKTAQGAFASNYEGVGFYLQISADGLLVGGGYHSHSPAQLARYRTAVDAPVSGEALARIVDATAAAGFSVDGEKLKTVPRGFPKDHPRAELLKHKTLSASAMLGSPDWLDTPGAQQEVSARWEQLRPLVDWVIRYAAP, via the coding sequence ATGAATACAGCGACCGGCATTCCCACAGCAGCGTGCGAGTTCTATGCCGAACTTGAGGACAACAACAACCGGCAGTGGTGGCTGGAGAACAAGGACACCTACGACGCCGTGGTGCGGCTTCCCATGGAGCACCTCCTTGCGGAGCTGGCCCCGGTTTTTGGTCCCGCAAAGATGTTCAGGCCGAACCGGGACGTGCGGTTTTCCCCCGACAAGTCCCCCTACAAGACGGCCCAGGGCGCATTTGCGTCCAACTACGAGGGCGTCGGTTTCTACCTGCAGATCAGTGCCGACGGACTGTTGGTGGGCGGGGGCTACCACTCCCACTCCCCTGCCCAATTGGCCCGGTACCGCACCGCGGTGGATGCGCCCGTCAGTGGTGAGGCGCTGGCAAGGATCGTGGATGCCACGGCGGCGGCCGGGTTTTCGGTGGACGGGGAGAAGCTCAAGACGGTGCCGCGGGGATTCCCCAAGGACCATCCGCGGGCCGAACTCCTCAAACACAAAACCCTGAGCGCCTCGGCGATGCTGGGCTCCCCGGACTGGCTGGACACGCCCGGGGCCCAACAAGAAGTCTCGGCGCGATGGGAGCAGCTGCGGCCGCTCGTGGACTGGGTCATCCGCTATGCGGCACCGTGA
- a CDS encoding catalase-related domain-containing protein, whose product MTEDQRQVLFENTARAIDGASQATIERHIFNCTQADPAYGEGVRKAIEALQASKA is encoded by the coding sequence ATGACCGAAGACCAGCGCCAGGTGCTCTTCGAGAACACCGCCCGCGCCATCGACGGTGCCTCACAGGCCACCATCGAGCGTCACATCTTCAACTGCACCCAGGCCGACCCCGCCTACGGTGAGGGCGTCCGCAAGGCCATCGAGGCTCTGCAGGCTTCCAAGGCCTAA